The Oxalobacteraceae bacterium OTU3CINTB1 genome includes a window with the following:
- a CDS encoding DUF892 family protein — MTNSANENLVDWLRDAHGMEQQAESMLEAQASRLEHYPALRERIVQHIEETRWQREQLEACLSRLGSSPSIIKDMGGKMMAFGQAVGGMFASDEVVKGAMAGYIFENLEIASYTALIAAAGVAGDTQTQAVCEAILKQEQAMAAWLLQNLPSTTTAFLVRDATPGVEAKV, encoded by the coding sequence ATGACGAATTCCGCAAACGAAAATCTGGTCGACTGGCTGCGCGACGCGCACGGGATGGAACAGCAGGCCGAGTCCATGCTCGAGGCCCAGGCCTCGCGGCTGGAACATTATCCCGCGCTGCGCGAGCGCATCGTCCAGCACATCGAGGAAACCCGCTGGCAGCGCGAGCAGCTTGAGGCCTGCCTGTCCCGGCTGGGCAGCAGCCCCTCGATCATCAAGGACATGGGCGGCAAGATGATGGCGTTCGGCCAGGCCGTCGGCGGCATGTTCGCCAGCGACGAAGTGGTCAAGGGCGCCATGGCCGGCTACATCTTCGAGAACCTGGAGATCGCCAGCTACACGGCGCTGATCGCCGCCGCCGGCGTGGCCGGCGACACCCAGACGCAGGCCGTGTGCGAAGCGATCCTCAAGCAGGAGCAGGCAATGGCCGCCTGGCTGCTGCAAAACCTGCCCTCGACCACCACCGCTTTCCTGGTGCGCGACGCCACGCCGGGTGTCGAAGCCAAGGTCTGA
- a CDS encoding Mur ligase family protein: MMKVLRQRLLRGANLYSRFPCIAATIAFDATDVPPADVAAAVARQLASPAPTSASADFGQLVAQVTLQLQRSCGHALDFAHAEALSPGSARRRVVIQYALEHVAQRALAISLDIVGAAMRGETCDVAGALAALRALAAGLALPPRVGELARQARALGIPVLRASEHADLVQFGQGSRQWRFVDAPVADTPLLTNTVVRDRLLTRALMVEANIDVPAGTTVNRLEDALRVGRRYDWQAVVKSRQVTGDDRQWRCTSEAELTAAFALVHAAGGDVVIDSFEDGPLAIVSVGPDGALHASAEVRHLCAGAAAKLGLAEARVSVVESGVGPLVTAISGGHASADVADAATRARRMLAQPDQGRIPLIAVTGTNGKTTTTLMIAHAVRLAGLRTGHTTTQGIFIGERMVGHGDCTGYWSHRTVLGSPDVDFAVLETARGGLLKRGLAFDACSVGVMLNVSDDHLGLDGVETIEDLARVKSTVIAGARTAVLNADDPHCVAARARLAPDAATIFFSMDPANATLLAHLADGGCGVWLQDETIVLAEGAGGAVQPVIGAAAIPATVGGMARYNIANSLAATAALYAAGFSAAHIAAALASFVSDAATNPLRSNIFAVRDFHIVLDYAHNPAAYAALGAMARGMAARTPGARVFGVVTSPGDRRDADLRRIGETCAEAFDVLFVYESLARGRPAGEAAAVIGEGVRSAAARPVTMQTFGGAAEALRAAYRQCGAGDVLVFACGTAVSTLIEGVRAIDPEGAAAIESQLGGAA, encoded by the coding sequence ATGATGAAGGTTTTACGGCAGCGCTTGCTGCGGGGCGCCAACCTGTATAGCCGCTTTCCGTGCATCGCCGCGACCATCGCGTTCGATGCCACCGATGTGCCGCCGGCGGACGTCGCCGCTGCCGTGGCGCGGCAATTGGCGTCGCCTGCGCCCACGTCGGCGAGCGCCGATTTCGGCCAGCTGGTGGCGCAGGTCACGTTGCAGTTGCAGCGCTCGTGCGGCCACGCGCTCGATTTCGCCCACGCGGAAGCGCTGTCGCCCGGTTCGGCGCGGCGCCGCGTGGTGATCCAGTACGCGCTCGAGCACGTGGCGCAGCGGGCGCTGGCGATTTCGCTCGATATCGTCGGCGCCGCCATGCGCGGCGAGACCTGCGATGTCGCCGGGGCGCTGGCCGCGCTGCGCGCGCTGGCGGCCGGTCTGGCGCTGCCGCCGCGCGTCGGCGAACTGGCGCGCCAGGCGCGCGCGCTTGGGATTCCCGTGCTGCGCGCCAGCGAGCACGCCGACCTCGTCCAATTCGGCCAGGGCAGCCGGCAGTGGCGCTTCGTCGACGCGCCGGTGGCCGACACGCCGCTGCTGACCAATACCGTCGTGCGCGACCGCCTGCTGACGCGGGCGTTGATGGTCGAGGCTAATATCGATGTGCCGGCCGGCACCACCGTCAACCGGCTCGAGGACGCGCTGCGCGTCGGCCGCCGTTACGACTGGCAGGCGGTGGTCAAGAGCCGCCAGGTCACCGGCGACGACCGCCAATGGCGCTGCACCAGCGAGGCCGAGCTGACGGCGGCGTTCGCGCTGGTGCACGCGGCCGGTGGCGATGTCGTCATCGACAGCTTTGAAGACGGCCCGCTCGCCATCGTGTCGGTGGGCCCGGACGGCGCCCTGCACGCGTCGGCCGAGGTGCGCCATCTGTGCGCCGGCGCGGCCGCCAAGCTGGGACTGGCCGAGGCGCGCGTCAGCGTCGTCGAGAGCGGGGTGGGGCCGCTGGTGACCGCGATCAGCGGCGGCCACGCGTCGGCCGACGTCGCCGACGCCGCCACGCGAGCGCGCCGGATGCTGGCGCAGCCGGACCAGGGCCGCATCCCGCTGATCGCGGTCACCGGCACCAACGGCAAGACCACCACCACGTTGATGATCGCGCACGCGGTCCGGCTGGCGGGGCTGCGCACCGGCCACACCACCACGCAAGGTATCTTCATCGGCGAGCGGATGGTCGGCCACGGCGACTGCACCGGTTACTGGTCGCACCGCACCGTGCTTGGTTCCCCCGACGTCGATTTCGCCGTGCTCGAGACCGCGCGCGGCGGCCTGCTCAAGCGCGGCCTGGCGTTCGACGCCTGCTCGGTGGGCGTCATGCTCAACGTCTCGGACGACCACCTCGGCCTCGATGGCGTGGAGACCATCGAGGATCTCGCGCGCGTCAAGTCGACGGTGATCGCGGGCGCGCGAACGGCTGTGCTCAACGCCGACGATCCGCATTGCGTGGCCGCGCGCGCGCGCCTGGCGCCGGACGCCGCCACCATTTTCTTTTCGATGGACCCGGCCAACGCCACCTTGCTCGCGCATCTGGCCGACGGCGGCTGCGGCGTGTGGCTGCAGGACGAGACGATCGTGCTGGCCGAGGGCGCCGGCGGCGCGGTTCAGCCGGTCATCGGCGCGGCCGCGATTCCGGCCACCGTCGGCGGCATGGCCCGCTATAACATCGCCAACAGCCTGGCGGCGACCGCGGCGTTATACGCGGCCGGTTTCAGCGCCGCGCATATCGCCGCGGCGCTGGCCAGTTTCGTTTCCGACGCCGCGACCAATCCCTTGCGCTCGAATATCTTCGCGGTGCGCGACTTCCACATCGTGCTCGATTACGCGCATAACCCGGCCGCCTACGCGGCGCTGGGCGCGATGGCGCGCGGCATGGCGGCACGCACGCCGGGCGCGCGCGTGTTCGGCGTGGTGACGTCGCCGGGCGACCGGCGCGACGCCGACCTGCGCCGCATCGGCGAGACCTGCGCCGAAGCGTTCGACGTGCTATTCGTCTACGAGTCGCTGGCGCGTGGCCGGCCAGCGGGCGAGGCGGCCGCCGTCATCGGCGAAGGCGTGCGCTCGGCGGCCGCCCGGCCGGTAACTATGCAAACCTTTGGAGGGGCGGCCGAGGCGTTGCGCGCCGCTTACCGCCAATGCGGCGCAGGTGATGTGCTGGTGTTCGCCTGCGGAACCGCTGTCTCGACCTTGATCGAGGGCGTGCGCGCCATCGACCCTGAGGGCGCCGCCGCGATCGAGTCGCAACTGGGCGGCGCGGCCTGA
- a CDS encoding class I SAM-dependent methyltransferase encodes MTLSATLAGDEMLALAALLRKRGYRFTTVTPATHGRVLNRPVGQTAPCLRDIFGWSKPFTADQIEPMVLSQMQKAGVLRDDAGTLRSTVRASTIGEHLYFHSAYPTGDAESVFLGPDTYRFVRAAGQVLDQLGDGSGAGVRRAADIGCGAGPGAIMLAKRFPEAQIYAVDINPRALALAEVNSRLAGAANVACVHSDMLSALDGEFDLIISNPPYLLDAEQRAYRHGGGELGAGLSLRIVEAAIARLAPGGTLLLYTGVAIDNGEDPFLRQAGLMLEAARLSWKYEEIDPDVFGEELDTPAYAGVDRIAAVMLLARKGAA; translated from the coding sequence ATGACGTTGTCTGCGACGCTAGCCGGTGACGAGATGTTGGCGCTGGCCGCGCTGCTGCGCAAACGTGGTTACCGCTTCACCACCGTCACGCCGGCCACTCACGGCCGCGTATTGAATCGCCCGGTCGGGCAGACTGCGCCGTGCCTGCGCGATATCTTCGGCTGGAGCAAGCCCTTCACCGCGGATCAGATCGAACCGATGGTCCTGTCGCAGATGCAAAAAGCGGGCGTGCTGCGCGACGATGCCGGCACGCTCCGCAGTACCGTGCGCGCCTCGACCATCGGCGAGCATCTCTACTTTCACTCCGCCTATCCGACCGGCGACGCCGAGTCGGTGTTCCTGGGACCGGACACCTACCGCTTCGTGCGCGCGGCCGGCCAGGTGCTCGACCAACTCGGCGACGGTTCCGGCGCCGGCGTGCGGCGCGCGGCCGACATCGGCTGCGGCGCCGGGCCGGGCGCCATCATGCTGGCCAAGCGCTTTCCGGAGGCGCAGATCTATGCCGTCGACATCAATCCGCGCGCGCTGGCGCTGGCCGAGGTCAACAGCCGGCTGGCCGGCGCCGCCAACGTCGCCTGCGTGCACAGCGACATGCTGTCGGCCCTGGACGGCGAGTTCGACCTGATCATCTCCAATCCGCCGTACCTGCTCGACGCCGAACAGCGCGCCTACCGCCACGGTGGCGGCGAACTGGGCGCCGGTTTGTCGCTGCGCATCGTCGAAGCGGCGATCGCGCGGCTGGCGCCGGGCGGCACCCTGCTGCTGTACACCGGCGTGGCGATCGACAACGGCGAGGACCCGTTCCTGCGGCAGGCCGGCCTCATGCTCGAAGCGGCGCGGCTGTCGTGGAAGTACGAGGAAATCGATCCCGACGTGTTTGGCGAGGAACTCGATACCCCGGCCTATGCCGGCGTCGACCGCATCGCCGCCGTCATGCTGCTGGCCCGAAAGGGTGCTGCTTAG
- a CDS encoding ATP-binding protein codes for MVQQVTAGTGATESADDLSWLSGGGEMGQLIRSMDWSATALGPLSGWPQSLRTSVSLCLSSTFPILVAWGPDDIQIYNDAYRPICGAKHPEAMGAPFKICWATALPVVGDAFDRAHAGEGVYIRDQRMFLDRYGYLEEAFMTFSFSPIRVESGNVGGIFHPITESTAQVLNARRTQNLRDLTGRIARSRTIAELAGLMEPDSDTLALDVPFMLLYELVEARPEEGAASLRLRGRTGLPAGSALAPAVVAADSGDGWDFAAALALADGRHVDDLARRFGAFECAPYPEAPAGAMLLPLFVAGSDQPYGMLVAGVSARRALDDDYRNFYELLRAAFNTAIGNVLAYEQEQRRAAALAEIDKAKTAFFSNVSHEFRTPLTLILGPLEDALADAGEPLAPRQRERIDLTNRNALRLLKLVNSLLDFSRIEAGRVQARYAPADLARLTANLASVFTAAMDKAGLAYHVDTPALAAPVYVDLDMWEKIVFNLLSNAFKFTLSGAVTVTLAPAADGRAARLTVRDTGSGIPAAELPRVFERFHRVEGVQGRSYEGTGIGLALIQELVRLHGGDIGVESEVGVGTAFHVDIPFGAAHLPPQYVVALPDRDDDARMGAAFVEEALRWLPDEPAAPPAGDATPALALAPAPIAAARARILVADDNQDMRGYVRTLLEREYIVQTCADGEAAMEAILRDPPDLLLSDVMMPRLDGFGLMRRIREHPAVAGLPIILLSARAGQEAKIEGLEAGADDYLVKPFAANELLARIRNHIELARERRQATIALRQREEYFRSLVNASPAMIWTTDAHGHRDFLSQRWSDYTGRSLQEDLGRGWLELIHADDAARVEEAYSAAFGKAAPFSVDYRLRNRHGAFRWMIDAGAPRFDQDGKLLGHIGTLVDVHERRLLQDRFANVTRASGIGVWYADAPLSLMQPNAQLRKQFGLPTEGPVTMAQFYLRVHHEDRARVEGDFHSAMIEGVAYDDEFRVALTVSSTAAQATARWIRMIAWCQRTEGKEGGVAHFDGVTLDVSDQKSGEHELRAMTAELSQANQAQREFLVTLAHELRNPLAPIRSGLEMMRAHDLARDEFERVRAMMERQVGHLVHLVDDLLDLARIARGKEVLVHSLVDLDQVVRGAVEISMPLMDAKAHRLLVSAPSNAPPVWLDAHRVAQVIGNLLNNAAKYTPDGGTIELMAVVEAGELTVTVRDNGVGIPAEALPTVFDMFTQVPGSEGQAQGGLGIGLNLVRRLVELHGGEVFAHSGGAGQGSAFTLRLPVTPSLAAETMALTAPEAQPAPAVRRIDEASASSLRVLVVDDNVDAAETLTALLEFKGHTVGVAHDGPQALAAALSLLPQVVFLDIGLPGMSGYDVARELRATPALDGVTLIALTGWGTDADRLKTDAAGFDHHLTKPVSFDEILRMLTELERKRNS; via the coding sequence ATGGTGCAGCAGGTGACGGCGGGGACCGGTGCGACGGAGTCGGCGGACGATTTGAGCTGGCTGTCCGGCGGCGGCGAAATGGGGCAACTGATCCGCTCGATGGACTGGTCCGCGACCGCGCTCGGGCCGCTCTCGGGCTGGCCGCAAAGCCTGCGCACCTCGGTCAGCCTGTGCCTGTCGTCGACCTTCCCGATCCTGGTGGCCTGGGGCCCGGACGATATCCAGATCTACAATGACGCCTACCGTCCGATCTGCGGCGCCAAGCATCCGGAGGCGATGGGCGCGCCGTTCAAGATCTGCTGGGCCACGGCGCTGCCGGTGGTCGGCGACGCCTTCGACCGCGCCCACGCCGGCGAGGGCGTCTACATCCGCGACCAGCGCATGTTCCTGGACCGCTACGGCTACCTTGAAGAAGCGTTCATGACGTTCTCGTTCTCGCCGATCCGGGTCGAATCGGGCAATGTCGGCGGCATTTTCCATCCGATCACCGAATCGACGGCGCAGGTGCTCAACGCCCGCCGCACGCAGAACCTGCGCGACCTGACCGGCCGCATCGCCCGCTCGCGCACCATCGCCGAGCTGGCGGGGCTGATGGAACCAGACAGCGACACGCTGGCGCTGGACGTGCCGTTCATGCTGCTGTATGAACTGGTGGAAGCCCGGCCGGAGGAGGGCGCCGCCAGCCTGCGCCTGCGCGGGCGCACCGGCCTGCCCGCCGGCAGCGCGCTGGCGCCGGCCGTGGTGGCCGCGGACTCGGGCGATGGCTGGGATTTCGCCGCCGCGCTGGCGCTGGCCGACGGCCGCCACGTCGACGACCTGGCGCGCCGCTTCGGCGCCTTCGAGTGCGCGCCGTATCCGGAAGCGCCGGCCGGCGCCATGCTGCTACCGCTGTTCGTGGCCGGCAGCGACCAGCCTTACGGCATGCTGGTGGCCGGCGTGAGCGCCCGGCGCGCGCTCGACGACGACTACCGCAATTTTTATGAACTGCTGCGCGCCGCCTTCAACACCGCCATCGGCAATGTGCTGGCATACGAGCAGGAGCAGCGCCGCGCCGCCGCGCTGGCCGAAATCGACAAGGCCAAGACGGCGTTCTTTTCCAACGTCTCGCACGAATTCCGCACCCCGCTGACCTTGATCCTGGGACCGCTGGAGGACGCGCTGGCCGACGCCGGCGAACCGCTGGCGCCGCGCCAGCGCGAGCGCATCGACCTCACCAACCGCAACGCGCTGCGCCTGCTCAAGCTGGTCAACTCGCTGCTGGACTTTTCGCGCATCGAGGCCGGCCGGGTGCAGGCCCGCTACGCCCCGGCCGACCTGGCGCGGCTGACGGCCAACCTGGCCAGCGTGTTCACCGCCGCGATGGACAAGGCCGGCCTGGCCTACCACGTCGACACGCCGGCGCTGGCCGCGCCGGTCTACGTCGATCTGGACATGTGGGAAAAGATCGTCTTCAACCTGCTGTCGAACGCCTTCAAGTTCACGCTGTCGGGCGCGGTGACGGTGACCCTGGCGCCCGCCGCCGATGGCCGCGCCGCGCGCCTGACGGTGCGCGACACCGGCAGCGGCATTCCGGCGGCCGAGCTGCCCAGGGTGTTCGAGCGCTTCCACCGCGTCGAGGGGGTGCAGGGCCGCAGCTACGAGGGCACCGGCATCGGCCTGGCGCTGATCCAGGAGCTGGTGCGCCTGCACGGCGGCGACATCGGCGTCGAGAGCGAAGTCGGCGTCGGCACCGCCTTCCACGTCGACATTCCGTTCGGCGCCGCGCACCTGCCGCCGCAGTACGTGGTGGCGCTGCCGGACCGCGACGACGACGCCCGCATGGGCGCCGCCTTCGTCGAGGAGGCGCTGCGCTGGCTGCCCGACGAACCGGCCGCCCCCCCGGCCGGCGATGCCACGCCCGCGTTGGCGTTGGCGCCGGCGCCCATCGCGGCGGCGCGTGCGCGCATCCTGGTCGCCGACGACAACCAGGACATGCGCGGCTACGTGCGCACGCTGCTCGAGCGCGAGTACATCGTCCAGACCTGCGCCGACGGCGAGGCGGCGATGGAGGCCATCCTGCGCGATCCGCCCGACCTGCTGCTGAGCGATGTGATGATGCCGCGCCTCGACGGCTTCGGCCTGATGCGGCGCATCCGCGAGCACCCGGCGGTGGCCGGCCTGCCGATCATCCTGCTGTCCGCGCGCGCCGGCCAGGAGGCCAAGATCGAGGGGCTGGAGGCGGGCGCCGACGATTACCTGGTCAAGCCGTTCGCGGCCAACGAGCTGCTGGCGCGCATCCGCAACCACATCGAGCTGGCGCGCGAGCGGCGCCAGGCCACCATCGCGCTGCGCCAGCGCGAGGAGTATTTCCGTTCGCTGGTGAACGCCTCGCCGGCGATGATCTGGACCACCGACGCGCATGGGCATCGCGATTTCCTGAGCCAGCGCTGGTCCGACTACACCGGGCGCTCGCTGCAAGAGGACCTGGGGCGCGGCTGGCTGGAACTGATCCACGCCGATGACGCCGCCCGGGTGGAGGAAGCCTACAGCGCCGCCTTCGGCAAGGCCGCGCCGTTTTCCGTCGATTACCGCCTGCGCAATCGCCACGGCGCCTTCCGCTGGATGATCGACGCCGGCGCGCCGCGTTTCGACCAGGACGGCAAACTGCTCGGCCACATCGGCACGCTGGTCGACGTCCACGAGCGGCGCCTGCTGCAGGATCGTTTCGCCAACGTCACGCGCGCCAGCGGCATCGGCGTCTGGTACGCGGACGCGCCGCTGTCGCTGATGCAGCCCAACGCCCAGCTGCGCAAGCAATTCGGCCTGCCGACCGAGGGGCCGGTGACGATGGCGCAGTTCTACCTGCGCGTGCACCACGAGGACCGGGCCCGCGTCGAAGGCGACTTCCACAGCGCGATGATCGAGGGCGTGGCCTACGACGACGAGTTCCGCGTCGCGCTGACCGTCTCCTCCACGGCGGCACAGGCGACGGCGCGCTGGATACGCATGATCGCCTGGTGCCAGCGCACGGAGGGGAAGGAGGGCGGCGTGGCCCATTTCGACGGCGTCACGCTCGATGTCTCGGACCAGAAAAGCGGCGAGCACGAACTGCGCGCGATGACGGCCGAGCTGTCGCAAGCCAACCAGGCGCAGCGCGAATTCCTGGTGACCCTGGCGCACGAGCTGCGCAACCCGCTGGCGCCGATCCGCAGCGGCCTGGAAATGATGCGCGCGCACGACCTGGCGCGCGACGAGTTCGAACGCGTGCGGGCGATGATGGAGCGCCAGGTCGGCCACCTGGTGCATCTGGTGGACGACTTGCTGGACCTGGCGCGCATCGCGCGCGGCAAGGAGGTGCTGGTGCACAGCCTGGTGGACCTGGACCAGGTGGTGCGCGGCGCGGTCGAGATCAGCATGCCGCTGATGGACGCCAAGGCCCACCGCCTGCTGGTGTCGGCGCCGTCGAACGCGCCGCCGGTGTGGCTGGACGCGCACCGCGTGGCGCAGGTGATCGGCAACCTGCTCAACAACGCCGCCAAGTACACGCCCGACGGCGGCACCATCGAGTTGATGGCGGTGGTCGAGGCCGGGGAGTTGACGGTGACGGTGCGCGACAACGGCGTCGGCATCCCGGCCGAGGCCTTGCCGACCGTGTTCGACATGTTCACCCAGGTGCCCGGCAGCGAGGGCCAGGCGCAAGGCGGGCTCGGCATCGGCCTGAACCTGGTGCGCCGGCTGGTCGAGCTGCACGGCGGCGAGGTCTTCGCGCACAGCGGCGGGGCCGGACAGGGCAGCGCGTTTACCTTGCGCCTGCCGGTGACGCCGTCGCTGGCGGCCGAGACGATGGCCTTAACGGCGCCGGAGGCACAGCCGGCGCCGGCTGTGCGGCGCATCGACGAGGCGTCGGCCAGCAGCCTGCGGGTGCTGGTGGTCGACGACAACGTCGATGCCGCCGAGACCCTGACCGCGTTGCTGGAGTTCAAGGGCCATACGGTGGGGGTGGCGCACGACGGCCCGCAGGCGCTGGCCGCCGCGCTGTCGCTGTTGCCGCAGGTGGTGTTCCTCGACATCGGCCTGCCGGGTATGAGCGGCTACGATGTCGCGCGCGAGTTGCGGGCGACGCCGGCCTTGGACGGGGTCACCTTGATCGCACTGACGGGCTGGGGCACGGACGCCGACCGCCTCAAAACGGACGCGGCCGGGTTCGACCACCATTTGACCAAACCGGTCAGTTTCGACGAGATATTGCGCATGCTCACGGAACTCGAGCGCAAGCGAAATAGCTGA